From the genome of Castor canadensis chromosome 4, mCasCan1.hap1v2, whole genome shotgun sequence, one region includes:
- the Rab27b gene encoding ras-related protein Rab-27B isoform X2, translating into MTDGDYDYLIKLLALGDSGVGKTTFLYRYTDNKFNPKFITTVGIDFREKRVVYNTQGPNGSSGKAFKVHLQLWDTAGQERFRSLTTAFFRDAMGFLLMFDLTNQQSFLNVRNWMSQLQANAYCENPDIVLIGNKADLPDQREVNERQARDLAEKYGIPYFETSAATGQNVEKSVETLLDLIMKRMEQCVEKTQVPDTVNGGNSGKLDGEKLAEKKCAC; encoded by the exons ATGACCGATGGGGACTATGATTATCTGATTAAACTCCTGGCTCTTGGAGACTCAGGGGTGGGAAAGACAACATTTCTTTATAGATACACAGATAATAAATTCAATCCCAAATTCATCACTACAGTAGGAATAGATTTTCGGGAAAAACGTGTG GTTTACAATACACAAGGACCAAATGGATCTTCAGGGAAAGCATTTAAGGTACATCTGCAGCTTTGGGACACCGCAGGACAAGAAAG GTTCCGGAGCCTCACCACTGCGTTCTTCCGAGACGCCATGGGTTTCTTATTAATGTTTGACCTCACCAATCAACAGAGCTTCTTAAATGTCAGAAACTGGATGA GCCAACTGCAAGCAAATGCTTACTGTGAAAATCCAGACATAGTATTAATTGGCAACAAGGCAGACCTGCCAGACCAGAGGGAAGTCAATGAACGACAAGCTCGGGACCTGGCTGAAAAATATGG CATACCATATTTTGAAACAAGTGCAGCAACTGGACAGAATGTAGAGAAATCTGTGGAAACTCTTCTGGACTTAATAATGAAGCGAATGGAACAGTGTGTGGAGAAGACACAAGTCCCCGACACTGTCAATGGTGGAAATTCTGGAAAGCTAGATGGAGAAAAGCTAGCAGAGAAGAAATGTGCTTGCTAG
- the Rab27b gene encoding ras-related protein Rab-27B isoform X1, with amino-acid sequence MCFQDLLRPTKTITMTDGDYDYLIKLLALGDSGVGKTTFLYRYTDNKFNPKFITTVGIDFREKRVVYNTQGPNGSSGKAFKVHLQLWDTAGQERFRSLTTAFFRDAMGFLLMFDLTNQQSFLNVRNWMSQLQANAYCENPDIVLIGNKADLPDQREVNERQARDLAEKYGIPYFETSAATGQNVEKSVETLLDLIMKRMEQCVEKTQVPDTVNGGNSGKLDGEKLAEKKCAC; translated from the exons ATGTGTTTCCAGGATCTTCTTag GCCCACCAAGACCATCACTATGACCGATGGGGACTATGATTATCTGATTAAACTCCTGGCTCTTGGAGACTCAGGGGTGGGAAAGACAACATTTCTTTATAGATACACAGATAATAAATTCAATCCCAAATTCATCACTACAGTAGGAATAGATTTTCGGGAAAAACGTGTG GTTTACAATACACAAGGACCAAATGGATCTTCAGGGAAAGCATTTAAGGTACATCTGCAGCTTTGGGACACCGCAGGACAAGAAAG GTTCCGGAGCCTCACCACTGCGTTCTTCCGAGACGCCATGGGTTTCTTATTAATGTTTGACCTCACCAATCAACAGAGCTTCTTAAATGTCAGAAACTGGATGA GCCAACTGCAAGCAAATGCTTACTGTGAAAATCCAGACATAGTATTAATTGGCAACAAGGCAGACCTGCCAGACCAGAGGGAAGTCAATGAACGACAAGCTCGGGACCTGGCTGAAAAATATGG CATACCATATTTTGAAACAAGTGCAGCAACTGGACAGAATGTAGAGAAATCTGTGGAAACTCTTCTGGACTTAATAATGAAGCGAATGGAACAGTGTGTGGAGAAGACACAAGTCCCCGACACTGTCAATGGTGGAAATTCTGGAAAGCTAGATGGAGAAAAGCTAGCAGAGAAGAAATGTGCTTGCTAG